The Desulfobacterales bacterium genome window below encodes:
- a CDS encoding GNAT family N-acetyltransferase — protein sequence MKADQIKIEKIKLQHIDHFARQALKQTPYQTGVPISRRRALSQLNNPYGRPEDVSLLVALHDNNCIGYQGLLPGLLSHHNELKRIHWSSAFFVSPDYRGTGVAGRLLEEIKKLNIDFPVTRMTAGAQQAYLKAGFKELGHLTYYQLRLEKVRKLEDIRQDAQASLDAGSNADALYQQSKNILYRRLLSDLHPQKDPFEHKSVAQISRQAEPTIRKQMNGPRFFRGIEAINWMLKYRWLISAAHEQTEAEPYYFSLVSELFDYIALEIYSTDSNAFKGFLILSVLTKKGRTWVKILDFAFKNPADGDIAVYLALLYAQKFSADRLEFPASLLGYFESHPDLQPLIKEQQRLYLFYPKKKESVLDDCVGKISFSYCDADTTFT from the coding sequence TTGAAAGCAGATCAAATTAAAATAGAAAAAATAAAACTTCAGCACATCGACCATTTTGCGCGTCAGGCGCTCAAGCAAACGCCATACCAGACAGGGGTGCCCATATCCCGACGCCGTGCGTTATCCCAGCTAAATAATCCTTACGGCCGCCCCGAAGATGTGTCTTTATTGGTGGCCCTGCATGACAACAACTGCATCGGCTACCAGGGTTTGCTTCCCGGATTATTGTCCCACCATAACGAGCTGAAAAGAATTCACTGGTCAAGCGCATTTTTCGTGTCTCCCGATTATCGCGGCACAGGTGTTGCCGGCCGTCTTTTAGAGGAAATCAAAAAGCTCAACATCGATTTTCCGGTCACCCGGATGACCGCAGGCGCGCAGCAAGCCTATCTGAAAGCCGGGTTTAAAGAACTCGGCCATCTGACCTACTACCAGTTAAGGCTGGAAAAAGTTCGCAAACTGGAAGACATACGACAAGATGCGCAAGCATCATTGGATGCCGGCAGCAATGCAGACGCGCTTTATCAGCAGTCAAAAAACATTCTTTACCGCCGGTTGTTGTCTGATTTACATCCGCAAAAAGACCCTTTTGAACATAAAAGCGTTGCGCAAATCAGCCGACAGGCAGAGCCGACGATCCGCAAACAGATGAACGGCCCTCGATTTTTCCGCGGCATCGAAGCCATTAACTGGATGCTTAAATATCGCTGGCTGATATCGGCCGCCCATGAACAGACAGAAGCCGAGCCCTATTATTTTTCGCTGGTCAGCGAGCTGTTCGACTATATTGCCCTGGAAATCTACTCAACGGATAGCAACGCGTTCAAAGGATTTTTGATTCTATCGGTCTTGACCAAAAAAGGCAGGACCTGGGTTAAAATTTTGGATTTTGCCTTCAAAAATCCCGCCGACGGCGACATAGCGGTTTATCTGGCCTTGCTTTACGCCCAAAAATTCAGCGCCGACCGGCTTGAATTTCCGGCCAGCCTGCTGGGTTATTTTGAAAGCCACCCCGACCTGCAGCCGTTGATTAAAGAACAGCAGCGTCTGTATTTGTTTTATCCCAAAAAGAAAGAAAGTGTGCTGGACGACTGTGTCGGCAAGATTAGTTTCAGCTATTGTGACGCGGACACAACCTTCACCTAG
- a CDS encoding glycosyltransferase — translation MKIFVYCQHVLGIGHLFRSLEICKALSAHQVVLITGGPPMAVDLPKHVRSVHLPELQMDSGFKGLLSSDQQLSVAQIIERRKQDLFALFEAEKPDIFLVELYPFGRKAFRLELDPILEAISEKRVAPCRVICSVRDILVEKEDQRRHEDRALKTLNQFFDAVLVHSDPKLIKLEETFFRSDDLKIPIVYTGFIAQPCPTGARKKTRAQLGLDDKQKLIIASAGSGSVGSVLLETVVKAFQQLPDSNGNCLRVYTGPYIPEEDFESLRCQASKRVFVGRFNTEFLPYLAAADLSVSMAGYNTSMNILATRVRALVWPFSQNQEQVMRADKLAAIGALNVINQQDLTPQRLGQLMDRSLAQNSSASFDVDLDGANHTARWLERLVSGEH, via the coding sequence ATGAAAATTTTCGTTTATTGTCAGCATGTCCTGGGAATCGGGCATCTGTTCAGGTCCCTGGAAATTTGTAAGGCTTTGAGCGCGCATCAGGTTGTGCTCATTACCGGCGGCCCGCCCATGGCGGTGGATCTTCCCAAACACGTCCGGTCGGTTCATCTGCCGGAGTTGCAGATGGACAGCGGCTTTAAAGGCCTATTAAGTTCCGATCAGCAGTTGTCCGTCGCGCAAATCATCGAGCGGCGCAAGCAGGATCTGTTTGCGCTTTTTGAAGCGGAAAAGCCGGATATTTTTTTAGTCGAGCTGTATCCTTTTGGGCGCAAAGCATTTCGCTTAGAGCTGGATCCCATTCTTGAGGCTATCTCTGAAAAAAGAGTGGCTCCCTGCAGGGTGATATGCAGCGTGCGCGATATCCTGGTTGAAAAGGAGGATCAGCGGCGACATGAAGACCGGGCGTTAAAAACGCTGAATCAATTTTTTGATGCCGTTCTGGTGCATTCGGATCCGAAACTGATTAAGTTAGAGGAGACCTTTTTCCGCAGCGATGATCTTAAGATTCCCATTGTTTATACCGGCTTCATTGCCCAGCCGTGCCCGACAGGGGCGCGCAAGAAAACCCGAGCCCAATTGGGTCTGGATGACAAGCAAAAATTGATCATCGCCAGTGCCGGCAGCGGCAGCGTCGGCAGCGTTCTGCTTGAGACGGTTGTCAAGGCATTTCAGCAACTGCCCGATAGCAATGGAAACTGCCTGCGGGTTTATACCGGCCCCTACATTCCCGAAGAGGACTTTGAATCATTGAGGTGCCAGGCGAGCAAACGGGTGTTTGTTGGAAGGTTTAACACGGAATTTTTGCCTTATCTGGCTGCCGCTGATCTGTCTGTCAGTATGGCCGGCTATAACACCAGTATGAATATTTTAGCAACCCGTGTTCGGGCGCTGGTATGGCCATTTTCTCAAAATCAGGAGCAGGTCATGCGGGCCGACAAGTTGGCCGCAATCGGTGCGTTAAATGTGATCAACCAGCAGGATTTAACACCCCAACGGCTGGGGCAATTGATGGATCGCAGCCTTGCTCAGAACTCGTCGGCGTCGTTTGATGTTGACTTAGACGGTGCTAACCACACGGCCCGGTGGCTTGAGCGGTTGGTTTCAGGCGAGCATTGA
- a CDS encoding tetratricopeptide repeat protein, with protein sequence MSNQLIEKTKTTHWVPILLLACVSAVIYANSLSNGFVYDDLGTIVENVHLKRFDNYLSSFYNSSYFKISGGEASYRPVATLSYYLLYAVFGLNPFGYHLTSVILHMLNVVLVYLMAHVILEHKRPAAIAGLLFACHPVNTEAVNSISYNEDLITAFFFFLALLLYMKLKTSAPRRNVFFFFLTLLFFLLGLLSKEMAITLPVIAVVYDLTLRKPFSQNLTLRWVLQVVKERLIYYLGFMGISLFYLWLRFFAIYNLEEVETQIWGRLVDRILYLPVIFFKYIKLSLFPLNLNADYVFAYPTRFFDLLPLIALIIVAAVVIFSFFMFKTSRATSFGIWWFFLTLFPVFNLIQIYNPFAERYLYIPLFGFCVVLSIFLEYGLNRLSFTRSPLIRIAIVVCLVVFWAIITVDRNRDWKNGYSLWTQTLEVEPNSVRAHGNLARVYQEKGMIEASLREVKKVMELNPKDYKAHYNLGVILDKQGFVSEAISAYNKTIDINPRFKNAHFNLGNMYKKQNMLAEAERAYQIVVELDPDDIEARNNLGVIFAMQGDYDSAVVEWQKVMALDPQNRDVQANIEKAKKLLHQQ encoded by the coding sequence ATGTCAAATCAGTTAATTGAAAAAACAAAAACAACCCATTGGGTGCCCATTTTACTGCTGGCCTGTGTCAGCGCTGTTATTTATGCTAATTCGCTGTCGAATGGTTTTGTTTACGACGATTTGGGCACCATAGTGGAAAATGTGCACCTCAAGCGTTTCGACAATTATCTGTCTTCATTTTATAATTCATCCTATTTTAAGATATCCGGCGGGGAAGCCAGTTATCGACCGGTGGCGACGCTGTCCTACTATTTGCTTTACGCCGTTTTTGGTTTGAACCCATTTGGCTACCATTTGACCAGTGTGATCCTGCACATGCTAAATGTCGTTCTGGTTTATCTGATGGCCCATGTTATTCTGGAGCATAAAAGACCGGCTGCGATCGCCGGTTTGTTGTTTGCCTGTCACCCGGTCAACACCGAGGCGGTAAACAGTATTTCATACAATGAAGACCTCATTACCGCTTTTTTCTTTTTTCTGGCCCTGTTGTTATATATGAAGTTGAAGACTTCAGCACCCAGGCGCAATGTCTTTTTCTTTTTTTTAACACTGCTTTTTTTTCTGCTGGGGCTGCTGTCAAAAGAAATGGCCATAACCTTGCCGGTCATCGCTGTGGTTTATGATCTCACCCTCAGAAAACCTTTTTCGCAAAACCTAACCTTAAGGTGGGTGCTGCAGGTCGTCAAGGAACGCTTAATCTATTATTTGGGGTTTATGGGGATCAGTCTATTTTATTTATGGCTGCGGTTTTTTGCCATTTATAATCTGGAGGAAGTTGAAACCCAGATCTGGGGACGCTTGGTTGACCGGATTCTCTATTTGCCCGTTATCTTTTTTAAATACATCAAGCTGAGCCTGTTTCCGCTCAATTTAAATGCCGATTATGTGTTTGCCTATCCCACCCGGTTTTTTGATCTTTTACCCCTAATCGCTTTAATCATTGTGGCGGCTGTGGTGATTTTCAGCTTTTTCATGTTTAAAACCTCAAGGGCGACTTCATTCGGGATATGGTGGTTTTTTCTGACGCTATTTCCCGTATTTAATTTAATTCAAATCTATAATCCCTTTGCCGAGCGCTATTTGTATATCCCGTTATTCGGCTTCTGTGTGGTCCTATCCATTTTTCTGGAATATGGTTTAAATCGTCTTTCTTTTACGCGATCACCGCTGATAAGGATCGCCATCGTTGTGTGTCTGGTGGTGTTTTGGGCCATTATTACTGTTGACCGCAACAGGGACTGGAAGAATGGTTATAGCCTCTGGACCCAGACGCTTGAAGTTGAGCCCAACAGTGTCAGGGCACACGGTAATTTGGCCCGGGTCTACCAGGAAAAAGGTATGATCGAAGCCTCATTGCGGGAAGTGAAAAAAGTGATGGAACTAAATCCTAAAGATTATAAGGCACATTACAACCTGGGCGTCATTTTAGATAAACAGGGTTTTGTTTCCGAAGCGATTTCAGCCTATAACAAAACAATCGACATTAATCCGCGATTTAAAAATGCGCATTTTAACCTCGGCAATATGTATAAAAAGCAAAATATGCTTGCAGAAGCCGAGCGGGCATATCAAATAGTCGTTGAGCTCGATCCTGATGATATCGAAGCTCGCAATAATTTAGGGGTGATCTTTGCCATGCAGGGTGATTATGATTCTGCCGTAGTTGAATGGCAAAAAGTGATGGCATTGGACCCGCAAAACCGAGACGTGCAAGCCAATATCGAAAAGGCAAAGAAGCTCTTACATCAACAATAA
- a CDS encoding glycosyltransferase: MKIILYCQYVWGMGHLFRSLELARAFSEHQVILIAGGREVDVDLPEHISLVRLPGLYMDEQFTTLMAEDADQSVASVQRQRREILISLFEQHQPDIFMIELYPFGRSVFGFELEPLLDSIHQGCFGDIKVVCSLRDILVEKRKQEFYEERVINSLHTYFHLLLVHSDDQLLSLDETFSRMDDIRIPTVYTGFVCPKADPVAGQHLRHELGIGPDDKLIVVSAGGGRSGYALLDCVLEAYPLLTQKEPIRIEMFSGPFREPEEFKRLTAKAVNGIRVRYYTKRFLDYLSAADLSVSLAGYNTCMNIMAARVPALIFPYAKQQEQPLRVAKINKYIPMQSLHDKDIEPTVLSRYIQEMLLEPRPTQQIPINLDGAENTAQYLMTWLGGQFKP; the protein is encoded by the coding sequence ATGAAAATCATCTTATACTGCCAATATGTCTGGGGGATGGGGCATTTGTTCCGCAGCCTGGAGCTTGCCCGCGCGTTTTCCGAGCATCAGGTCATTTTGATTGCAGGAGGCCGCGAGGTTGATGTTGATCTACCCGAACACATTTCGCTTGTCCGCCTGCCCGGTTTATACATGGATGAGCAATTTACGACCCTGATGGCCGAAGATGCAGATCAATCCGTTGCGTCTGTTCAGCGCCAGCGCCGAGAAATTTTAATCTCTTTGTTCGAACAACACCAGCCCGATATTTTTATGATCGAGCTGTATCCCTTCGGGCGCTCGGTTTTTGGTTTTGAGCTTGAGCCCCTGCTGGACTCGATCCACCAAGGCTGCTTCGGTGATATAAAGGTGGTGTGCAGTCTGCGGGACATTCTGGTTGAAAAAAGAAAGCAGGAATTTTATGAAGAGCGGGTCATCAATTCACTGCACACCTATTTTCATCTGTTATTGGTACACTCGGATGACCAGCTGCTCAGCCTCGATGAGACCTTCAGTCGAATGGATGACATCCGCATCCCAACGGTGTATACCGGTTTTGTTTGTCCAAAAGCCGACCCGGTGGCCGGTCAGCACTTGCGACACGAGCTGGGTATCGGTCCGGATGATAAGCTCATTGTCGTCAGCGCCGGTGGCGGCCGATCCGGCTATGCGCTTTTGGACTGTGTTCTGGAAGCTTACCCCTTGTTAACCCAAAAAGAACCAATCAGAATTGAAATGTTTAGCGGTCCTTTCCGCGAACCCGAAGAGTTTAAGCGCCTAACGGCCAAAGCCGTCAATGGCATTCGTGTTCGCTACTATACCAAGCGGTTTTTAGACTATTTATCTGCAGCTGATCTCTCCGTCAGCCTGGCCGGCTACAACACCTGCATGAACATCATGGCCGCACGGGTTCCTGCACTGATTTTTCCGTACGCAAAGCAGCAGGAACAACCGTTGCGGGTTGCCAAAATAAATAAATATATACCCATGCAATCACTACATGACAAAGATATTGAACCCACGGTTCTCAGCCGCTATATTCAAGAAATGCTGCTCGAGCCCCGGCCCACCCAACAGATACCGATTAATCTGGATGGCGCGGAAAATACGGCTCAATATCTTATGACCTGGCTGGGCGGCCAATTTAAACCTTAA
- a CDS encoding O-methyltransferase has product MAKNQDTPIDEYIAAHTDALSPLLTQLLEETEALTGRSRWSIGQVEGRLMQFLVKASGTRLAVEIGTFTGFSALMIAEALPADGHLVTCEASRTYAEIALRYFAQSPHGRKIRLELKPALETLQKIAANSVDFVFIDADKPSYGVYFDEALRILHSGGLIFVDNIFWRHKIFKRPISNENAKAIAAFNQKVMNTEGIEKVMLSVRDGIYLIRKK; this is encoded by the coding sequence GTGGCAAAAAATCAGGACACTCCAATCGACGAATACATCGCGGCGCATACCGATGCGCTTTCGCCGCTGCTGACCCAGCTTTTAGAAGAGACAGAGGCCCTTACCGGTCGCTCGCGCTGGAGTATCGGTCAGGTTGAAGGCCGCTTGATGCAATTTCTGGTTAAAGCATCGGGAACCCGCTTAGCTGTTGAAATCGGTACATTTACCGGCTTTTCGGCCCTGATGATTGCCGAGGCCTTGCCCGCTGACGGCCACCTGGTGACCTGTGAGGCCAGCAGAACCTATGCGGAAATCGCTTTACGCTATTTTGCCCAAAGCCCCCATGGCCGCAAAATTCGCCTGGAGTTGAAGCCAGCCCTTGAAACATTGCAAAAAATTGCCGCTAACTCTGTCGATTTTGTTTTTATCGATGCGGATAAACCGTCCTATGGGGTTTATTTTGACGAAGCGCTGCGCATACTGCATTCTGGAGGCCTGATTTTTGTCGATAACATCTTCTGGCGCCATAAAATATTTAAGCGTCCCATTTCCAATGAAAATGCAAAGGCGATCGCTGCCTTTAATCAAAAGGTAATGAACACCGAAGGCATTGAAAAAGTAATGTTGAGTGTGCGCGATGGTATATATTTAATCCGCAAGAAGTAA
- a CDS encoding FtsX-like permease family protein, which produces MAEQQIPLTGKKSPQSVDRQIALPFAKSLEISLKSIKVRFFRSLITTMSLVLAVSFLSFVRVSNDVANGLLATQEPQMRQAVIRAGYDIGPEDTNVGASPKQRWIIILSLMVCVVGIVNAQLMAVTERFREIGTMKCLGALDRFILRLFILEAGMQGLAGAGAGALAGALFALIGALLRFGPAALSAVSWVAVMVSFAIAVAVGCILSLIGVFYPAIVAARMQPVEAMRVEQ; this is translated from the coding sequence ATGGCTGAGCAACAAATCCCTTTGACTGGTAAAAAATCTCCCCAAAGCGTTGACCGCCAGATTGCTCTGCCATTTGCCAAATCCCTTGAAATTTCACTAAAAAGCATAAAAGTCCGATTCTTCAGATCCCTGATCACCACCATGAGTCTGGTGCTGGCGGTTTCCTTTTTAAGCTTTGTGCGCGTCAGCAACGATGTGGCCAATGGGCTGCTGGCGACCCAGGAACCCCAAATGCGTCAGGCGGTTATTCGCGCCGGCTATGATATCGGGCCTGAAGATACAAATGTGGGTGCCAGCCCGAAACAGCGCTGGATTATCATCCTGTCGCTGATGGTTTGTGTGGTCGGCATCGTCAATGCGCAGCTTATGGCGGTAACCGAGCGATTTCGCGAAATTGGTACGATGAAATGCCTCGGGGCTCTGGATCGATTCATTTTACGACTGTTTATTCTCGAAGCCGGCATGCAGGGCCTGGCGGGTGCAGGTGCGGGTGCGCTGGCAGGGGCTCTGTTTGCCCTGATCGGCGCCTTGTTGCGATTTGGCCCGGCTGCTTTGAGCGCTGTATCCTGGGTGGCGGTGATGGTTTCATTTGCCATTGCTGTTGCGGTGGGGTGTATATTGAGTTTGATCGGTGTTTTTTACCCGGCGATTGTGGCCGCCAGAATGCAGCCGGTTGAGGCCATGCGGGTGGAGCAATAA
- a CDS encoding ABC transporter ATP-binding protein: MAESTNIVRVTDVFKTFQLGKVEVEALKGVNLEIARGNYISIMGPSGSGKSTLFNMIGGLDKPTSGKVFIDEVDIAQLDAYELAWLRCRKIGYIFQTFNIIQVMTALENITLPMVFAGMNNDAAVEKGLQLLELVGLGDRFSHKPFELSGGQQQRVAIARALANDPAIILADEPTGNLDLTTGEEIIALLKRLSQDRNVTVISATHDFKMLNVSDQVVWIRDGTVDKIEDREELSISIGKIDTRH; encoded by the coding sequence ATGGCAGAATCAACCAATATCGTGCGTGTGACCGATGTCTTTAAAACGTTTCAACTGGGAAAAGTTGAGGTTGAGGCATTAAAGGGGGTAAATCTTGAGATTGCGCGCGGCAATTACATTTCAATTATGGGTCCCTCCGGATCCGGCAAAAGCACCCTTTTTAATATGATCGGCGGTCTAGATAAGCCGACTTCCGGTAAGGTATTTATCGATGAGGTGGATATCGCCCAACTGGATGCCTACGAATTGGCCTGGCTGCGCTGCCGCAAGATCGGCTATATTTTTCAAACCTTTAACATTATTCAGGTTATGACCGCCCTGGAAAATATAACTTTGCCAATGGTGTTTGCCGGGATGAACAATGACGCTGCGGTCGAAAAAGGATTGCAATTATTAGAGCTCGTGGGATTGGGTGACCGTTTCAGCCATAAACCCTTTGAACTTTCCGGCGGCCAGCAACAGCGCGTGGCCATTGCCAGAGCCCTGGCCAATGACCCCGCCATTATTCTGGCGGACGAGCCCACCGGCAACCTTGACCTGACCACCGGAGAAGAAATTATTGCCTTGCTGAAACGCTTGAGCCAGGATCGCAATGTGACGGTAATATCGGCAACCCATGATTTTAAGATGCTCAATGTGTCCGATCAGGTGGTCTGGATACGGGATGGCACCGTTGACAAAATTGAAGATCGCGAAGAGTTGTCAATTTCGATCGGCAAGATCGATACCCGTCATTAG